The nucleotide window AAGAATTCCAGCGCAAGACCGGCCTCGAAGGTGCCCGCGTTCTGTTTCCAGAACAGGTTGAGCGTGCGCTTGGTCCACTGGATGGATTCCTGCGCGCCGCGGTTCAGCTTGCTTGCCGTCTTGCGGGCGGTCTCGAGCAGGTCCGCCTCTTCGACGGTCAGCGACACGAGGCCGATGCGCTCGGCTTCCTCGCCGGAGATCTTGTCGCAGGTCAAAAGCAGGTACTTCGCCTTGGCCATCCCGCAAAGCAGCGGCCAGACCGCCGCCGCGTGGTCGCCCGCCGCCACGCCGAGGCGGGTATGGCCATCGACGATCACCGCATCCTTGGCGGCGATCGAGATGTCGGCCATCAGCGCGACCACAAGCCCCGCGCCCACGGCAGGCCCGTGGATCGCCGAGATGATCGGCTTCGAGCAGTCGATCATGTTGTAGTAGAGATCGCGCGATTCCTTCAGCACCTGCGTAAGCGTGCCGTAGTCCTCGATCTGCGCGTCGATCAGCGCGAAATCTCCGCCAGCCGAAAAGGCCTTGCCCGCGCCGCGCACGATCACGACGTTCACGTCGGGGTCTTCGTCGATGACATTCCAGACGTAGGGAATGTCGGAGTGGACCCGCGCATCGACCGCGTTGAGATTGGGGCCGTCGAAGATGACTTCGAGCACGCCCGGCTCGTTCATCTCGAACTTGAACGCGAAGTCGTTGTATCTGTCGAGGTTGCTCATTTCCGTATTCCTTAGCTGACGCGTTCGAAGATCGCGGCGAGGCCCTGGCCCCCGCCGATGCACATGGTCTCGAGACCGTAGCGGGCCTCGCGGCGCTCCATCTCGCGGAGCATGGTCGCAAGGATGCGCACGCCTGTCGCCCCGACCGGATGGCCGAGCGAGATGCCCGAACCGTTGACGTTGAGACGGGCGTAGTCGTCCTCGCCGAAGCCCCAGCTCTTGGTGCAGGCAAGCACCTGCGCCGCGAAGGCTTCGTTGAGCTCGACGAGGTCCATGTCCTTCATGGCGAGCCCTGCGCGGGAAAATGCCTTTTCCACTGCCGGCACCGGGCCGATGCCCATGCGCTCGGGTCCGACACCAGCGACGCCCCAGTTCACGAGCCGGCCAAGCGGCTTCAGCCCCAGGGCCTCGGCCTTTTCACGGGTGGTGACGATGCAGGCCGCCGCCGCGTCGTTCTGCCCCGAGGCGTTGCCCG belongs to Salipiger profundus and includes:
- a CDS encoding enoyl-CoA hydratase/isomerase family protein, which translates into the protein MSNLDRYNDFAFKFEMNEPGVLEVIFDGPNLNAVDARVHSDIPYVWNVIDEDPDVNVVIVRGAGKAFSAGGDFALIDAQIEDYGTLTQVLKESRDLYYNMIDCSKPIISAIHGPAVGAGLVVALMADISIAAKDAVIVDGHTRLGVAAGDHAAAVWPLLCGMAKAKYLLLTCDKISGEEAERIGLVSLTVEEADLLETARKTASKLNRGAQESIQWTKRTLNLFWKQNAGTFEAGLALEFLGFGGPDVREGVASHREKRRPDFSRKR